DNA sequence from the Geobacter sp. AOG2 genome:
GATCTTCTTGCAGCGCTTGCTTTCGCGCTTGATCTCGTGGATATATTTGTAGTTCGGATCGTCCACGGTCATTTTACCTTCGAGATAGCCGGCGTAACCAAGGATTACGCCCAGGGGGTTATTGATCTCGTGGGCCACCCCAGATGAAAGGACGCCCAGGGAGGCCATCTTGCCGTGCTGGGCAAGGCTGGCCTCCATCTCCTTGTTGCGGCGTATTATGTCGGTCATACGGTTGAAGGCGCCGGCCAGTTCGGCTAGTTCGTCCTGCCCTTCAACCTTCATCCTTTCCTCAAGGTTACCCCGCTTGACGCGCCGAATGACATCTATCATATGAGTAATGGGGCTGGTGATGATGGTTGAGGCGCGGAAGACCAGGGCTACGGCAAATAACCCCACCAGCAGGCTGAGCAGAACCATGCTGATCATGATGCGGTCCTTGATCTTGTTGGCCTCGTGGTAGAACTCGTCTTCGTAGGAGCCGACCGCCACGATCCAGTCCCAGGGCTTGAAATATGCATAACGCACGATCTTCATGCGCGGTTCGCTGTTGCTGACATTCTTCCAGGGGTAACGGATCCAACCGCTCTTTTTTTCACACATCTCGCGGATAAAGGGGAAACCGTTGGAGTCGCGGGCGTCGAAAAAGTTCATACCCTCCGAGTCGGGATGGATAGTGAAAGTTCCCTTGCTATCCATGCAGAAGATGTAGCCGGTGGACCCCACCTTCTTGGCCTTGATCTTTTCCTTCAGTTCGGCAAAGGACTTACGTTCAAAGGCCGCTTCATCGTAAGTCTCATCCAGGTAGCCGCCGGCGGCTATGATCCAGTCCCATTCCCGGAAGTAACGGTAGGCGACGACCTTCTTGCGGGGATATTTGTCGCCCAGAATGGCGTTGCGCCAAGGGTAGATGATGAACAGAACCTCACCCGGTTTGGACAGTTTGGCGGTTTCGCACATCTCACGGATGAAGTAGCGCCCATTTTCATCCTTTTCGTTGTAGACGTTCTCGCCCTCGCGGGCGATGTGCACCTTCAGGTCGCCATGGCTGGTCATGGCATAGATGTAGCCGGTCTCGCCCACGTTGACCTTTTTCAGTGCGTCGCGCGCTTCCCGCTTGGCGGCGGCCAAGTCGAGCCGGCCCAGCTTGTACTGCTTGTGTTCGGATTCGACCAGGTTATAGGAAAGATTGGTGAGGGTAGCCAGCTCGCTGTTGAAGTTTTTAATCTTGTCCTGCTTGTAGACCTGAAATTGTTGGTAATGGGAATTGAGCAGGTCGATGGTAAAGGCAGTGATGTGTTGCAGGTCATCCTTGCTGGTCTGGGTGATCCCCAGGTAAGCCTGATGGTTGGCAATAGAGCCGATAACTCCGGCAACGATAAAGATCGGGCCGATTACCAGCGGCAGTACCAACGCCAACAACTTCCAGCGCAGTTTAAGTTTGCTGAGAAATTCCATCACCACGCCCTTAGATGTATACAGAATCAGCTTTCATGATATACTTGAATACTATCGGTAAATCAAGCAGTCATGCTTAAGATATCATTTGCTTATGATATAGCTCTGCGTTAAAAAACTATTGTCCAATAAAACCGGCTCACTCGTAGATGGATATGACTGAACCCATGATAACAATACTCGTTATTGATGACGAACCGATGGTCCGCGAGTCGCTTGCAAGCTGCCTCGAAGACCAGGGTTATGCCGTGCTCCAGGCTTCCGACGGTAGCCAGGGGCTCGAAATCTGTCTCCGGCATCGACCGTCGCTGGTCTTCACCGATCTCCGCATGCCGGTCATGGATGGTTTCGCGCTGGTGGACCAGTTGACGCGGGAACTCCCCGAACTCCCAATCATTGCCATGTCCGGCGTGGGAAACGTCGGTGAAGCCATCCGAGCCATACATCTCGGCGCCTGGGGGTATATCACCAAGCCGGTCACGAACCTGGATGAGATCAGTATCACCATTGCACGCGTGCTTGAGCGCGCCCGCCTGGTGCGGGAAAATCTGGAATATCGCCAGAGCCTTGAACATCTTGTAGGGGAGCGGACACGGCAACTCAAGGAAAGCGAACAGCGTTTTTATCAATTTTTTTTTCAACATGATGATGCCATTATCCTGTGCCGGGTCCCGGACTTAATCGTCCTCGATGCGAACCCTGCCTCGTCCAAACTGTTCGGATATTCCAGCCAGGAGTTACTGTCACGAAAATTTCCGTTGTTCTTCGAAGCGGCGGAACGCACGGATCTGACGTCCGGTCTGGCTCATCTTGCCGGAGAATCGATCTTTCTGAGAGAGCATATCCAGGCCAAAGATCGAAACGGTGCTGAACTGATTGTGTCCCTGAAGGCCTGGTCCATATCCCTTGGTAATGAAAGCGTGCTCTTTTGTTCGTTGCGCAACACAACCGAAAAAATCATGCTCGAAAAGCAGTTGCAGACCTCCCAGGCCCGCCTAATCCAGGCGCACAAGCTTGCGTCCATAGGTATGCTGGCATCGGGGATCGCCCACGAGATCAACAACCCCAACAACTTCATCGCCTTCAATACCGATCTGCTGGCAGAGATATGGTGCGACTCCCTGCCGGTGCTGGAGCAGTATTCCCGAACTCATCCCGGTTTTACCCTGGGGGGGCTCCCTTTTGGGGAGATACCTGCCACAACGGATCGCCTCTTCAAGGGGCTTGCCGACGGTTCCCGTCGGATCGACGCCATAGTGGGACAACTCAAACAGTACGCGCGTCCCAGTGAGGCTGCGGGCGCCGCCGGGTGCAACATCAACCGGGCGGTCACCAGTGCCGTTACCCTGTTGGATCATCAGATAAAGCGCGTAACCGACCGGTTCGAACTCGATCTCGGCACTGATCTCCCGCCGGTACGCGGTTTTTCGCAGCAGATCGAACAGGTGCTGGTTAATTTGATCAGTAATTCCTTGCAGGCTCTGCCGGGGCGTGAAAAAGGGATCAAGGTCAGCACGGCCAAGGATGGCCATAAAGGTGGTGTTGTCGTTACGGTAGCCGACGAGGGGACGGGTATGGCCCGCGAAACTCTTGCACGTCTCACGGAGCCATTTTTCTCGACCAGACATGAGTCCGGCGGGACCGGGCTGGGGCTCTCCATAAGCGACTCCATCCTGAGAGAACAGGGCGCTACCCTCCACTTTGAGAGCGAAGAGGGAAAGGGAACGCGAGCCATCATCTATTTGTCGTCATGCGCTTCGCAAGAACAGGGGGGCAGCCAATGAACGCTGCCATCAAGGAACCGGCCGTACTCCTGGTCGACGATGAAGAAGATCTCCTCTTCAGCACCAGCCTGATCCTTCGTCGGGAGGGCTTTGCCAACGTCCTTACCCAATCGGACAGCCGCCGGGTGGCCGCCACGCTTGAAGAGCAACCTGTCGCTGTGCTGGTGTTGGATATGACCATGCCTCACCTCTCCGGGCTGGATCTGCTACGGCACGTTAAGACGATCCATCCTGGATTGCCGGTTGTTATGATGACGGCTGTCAACGACGTGGAAACTGCTGTTGCCTGCATGCAGGCCGGTGCGGACAATTACCTGGTCAAACCGGTGGACCGCGCAAGGCTGATTGCTACGGTCAGGACCTGCTACGATCTGGGGCGCACCCGCGCCGAGTTGGATCGATTGCGTCACCAATTGTCTACGGGGACGTTGAGGGACGAGAAGGCCTTCCGTGACATCATCACGGCTTCTTCGCGTATGCGAAGTATTTTCTTCTATCTTGAGTCGGTGGCCCCGTCCCGGCAACCGGTGCTGATTACCGGCGAAACCGGCACCGGTAAGGAGTTGGTTGCTCGTGCCATTCATACCCTGAGCGGGTTGACCGGCCCGTTTGTGGCGGTGAATCTGGCGGGGCTGGACGACACCATGTTCAGCGACACGCTTTTCGGCCATCAACGGGGCGCTTTCACCGGAGCCGACCGGCCACGAGAGGGTTTGATCGGCCGAGCTGCAGGGGGAACGCTTTTTCTGGACGAAATCGGAGAGTTGTCGCTCTCGTCCCAGGTTAAACTTTTGCGCCTGCTGCAAGAAGGCGAATACCTGCCTCTGGGGTCCGATGTTTCCAGCACCAGCGATGCCAGGATCGTGGCAGCGACCCATGCGGACCTGAAAGCCGGCAGGGATTCAGGCCGTTTCCGCCCAGACCTCTATTACCGTCTCTGCGCCCACCAAGTAGCGCTACCTCCCCTGAGGGAACGGCCCGAGGACATTCCCCTGTTGCTGGAGTATTTTCTCGATAAGGCCGCCCAGGCGCTCAATAAGCCCCGTCCCATTGTCCCGGCTGAGCTTAGCCACTATCTGGCTGCATACCGATTTCCAGGAAATATCCGCGAACTCGAATCACTGGTGCGCGACGCCCTGGCCCGCCATTCCGGCCGTATCCTCTCTCTTGAGCCGTTTCTGGCCGTCATTGGCGGCAATCTCGTCGGCTCATCACATGGTGTTCCAAGCGAGGGACACTGCTCCGCTTGCTTTTGGGGGGACCGCTTCCCAACATTGAAAGACACCGAAGAATACCTGATTGCCGAGGCATTGCGGCTGGCCGGGGGCAACCAGCGCCTGGCCGCCTCATACCTCGGAATTACGCGCCAAGCCCTTAACAAACGCCTCTCCCGCGCTTCTTCCTGACGAGCCTTCGGCACAGGCCGAGCACCCCTGCGACAGTTTTTGCACCGGCAATTTTTGTCCACAGCACGCCACTCGCCTATCTACGGCATTCAACTCCGGTCATGCCGAATCAAACGTCAACTTTTGGCGCAGGGGGTGGCAATGTGATTTGTGTGCAACATGCTGTAATTTCTTGTTTAATTTGCTGTCACCATTTTGGCACGCGCCCTGCTAACCAACTTTGTATACAAGAGACGAAAACTAGCCCGTGGAGGAAGTGAACATGAAGCTTAAGAGATACAAGGACTGGGGCATTTTCACAAAAATCATGAGTCTGGCGCTCTTGTCCTGGCTTGTCCTGGTGCTGGCGACGACATTTGCGCTGGTGCCTTATATCCGAGGACTGATTATGGATGAAAAAAAAGCCTCGGTAAGTTATCTGGTACAGCAGGCAACCAGTATGCTGGCCACCTACCAGAAACAGGTGGAAAGCGGTACTTTGACCAAGGAAGAGGCGCAACGCAGGGCCTCTGACAATATTGCCGGTATACGCTACGACGGCTCCAACTATCTCTGGATCAACGATCTGGCGCCTCGGATGGTCATGCATCCTCTCAAACCGGAGCTGAACGGCAAGGATCTGTCTGACAACAAGGATCCCAACGGCAAGCTGTTGTTTGTCGAGATGGCCAAGGTCTGCCGCGAAAAGGGGAAGGGTTTTGTGGACTATGCCTGGGCCAAGGGAGAGAATCCCAAGCCTGTCCCCAAACTCTCCTATGTCGAACTCTTCCAGCCTTGGGGATGGGTTGTTGGGACTGGTATCTACATCGACGACGTCAATACCCATATGCACCATATTCAGATAGGTATCGGGAGCGGGCTCCTGCTGATCCTTGTTCTCAGCATTTTCCTGTCGTGGCTGGTTTCCCGCACCATCACCCGTCCGGTCAAGGAGGTGGTGGAAACCATCCGGGATATCGCCCAGGGTGAAGGCGACCTGACCAAGCGCCTGCCGATCCACGGCAATAACGAGATCGGCGAGTTGAGCCTCTACTTCAATACTTTTGTGGACAAACTGCACGGGATCATCTCTCTGGTATCGGGTAGTGCCCTGCAACTGGCTTCGTCGGCCAGCGAACTGCAATCCACCTCCAAGGAGATGTCGCAAAGCGTTGCAAACCTTTCGTCCCAATCCACGTCCCTGGCAACCGCCGGGGAAGAAATGTCGGCCACATCCTCGGACATTGCCGGCAACTGCCACCACGCAGCCACCAATGCGGGTGGAGCCTCGGGCAAGGCTGCCGAGGGTGCCGCGGTCGTAAATCAGTCGATCCAGGTCATGCAGGCCATTGCCGAGCGGGTCAAGAATGCCTCCGATACGGTGGAGACGTTGGGTAACCGCTCCGATCAGATCGGTACCATCGTCGGGACCATCGAGGATATTGCCGACCAGACCAACCTGCTGGCCCTGAATGCTGCCATCGAGGCGGCGCGTGCCGGAGAACAGGGGCGCGGTTTTGCCGTTGTGGCCGACGAGGTCCGGGCTCTTGCGGAACGCACGACGCGGGCCACCAAGGAGATCGGCGAGATGATCAAGGCGATCCAGAAGGAGACCAGAGAGGCGGTCCAGACGATGGAGCAGAGCGTTGCCCAGGTTGAGCAGGGGAGCACCCATGCATCCGCCTCTGGCCGATCATTGCAGGAGATCCTGGACATCATCAACGACGTGACCGAACAGATCAGCCAGATTGCCACGGCAGCCGAGGAGCAGACGGCCACGACGCGTGAGATCAGCAGCAACGTACTGAACCTGAATGAACTGGCGCATCAGAACAGCACGGCGATCCAGGAAACCGCGGTGGCGGCCAACGACGTTTCCCAACAGGCAGAGGAGTTGCAGCGACTCGTAAACCAGTTCAAGCTGTAACTAAAATTCATTTTAGTGCTTCATGAATTTCAGCACTCGTGCGTGGAAGGGAGAACATGATGAAAAGCTATAAACATTGGGGGATCTTCTCCAAGATCATAAGTCTGTCGCTCTTGTCCTGGCTTGTCCTGGTGCTGGCGACCACATTCGTGCTGGTGCCCTATATCCGGGGACTGATCATGAATGAGAAAAAGGACATGGTCCGCTTTCTGGTTGAGGAGGCGTCAACCATTCTGACTACCTACCAGAAGCAGGCCGAATCGGGGATACTTACCAAGGAGGATGCCCAGAAACGGGCCGCCGCAGATATTAAACAACTACGCTACGACGGCAAGGAATACTTCTTTATCAGCGATCTGGATAATCGTCTTGTGGCACATCCCCTGCGCCCCGAAAACGAAGGCAAGGACATGAGTTCCTTCAAGGACGCCGACGGAAAACTGATTTACCAGGAATTCACCCGGGCGGCATCGAATGATAAAGGTGGCGGGTTTGTCGCCTACCGTCAGATAAAGCCAAAGGAAAGCAAACCGCTGCCGAAACTTAGCTACACCAAGCTTTTCAAGCCGTGGGGCTGGGTTGTTGGGACCGGTATCTATATCGATGGCGTGGACCAGGACATGAGGACCGTCCAGGTTGCCATTGCCGGGGGACTCGTTGCTGTCCTGGTG
Encoded proteins:
- a CDS encoding response regulator, which encodes MITILVIDDEPMVRESLASCLEDQGYAVLQASDGSQGLEICLRHRPSLVFTDLRMPVMDGFALVDQLTRELPELPIIAMSGVGNVGEAIRAIHLGAWGYITKPVTNLDEISITIARVLERARLVRENLEYRQSLEHLVGERTRQLKESEQRFYQFFFQHDDAIILCRVPDLIVLDANPASSKLFGYSSQELLSRKFPLFFEAAERTDLTSGLAHLAGESIFLREHIQAKDRNGAELIVSLKAWSISLGNESVLFCSLRNTTEKIMLEKQLQTSQARLIQAHKLASIGMLASGIAHEINNPNNFIAFNTDLLAEIWCDSLPVLEQYSRTHPGFTLGGLPFGEIPATTDRLFKGLADGSRRIDAIVGQLKQYARPSEAAGAAGCNINRAVTSAVTLLDHQIKRVTDRFELDLGTDLPPVRGFSQQIEQVLVNLISNSLQALPGREKGIKVSTAKDGHKGGVVVTVADEGTGMARETLARLTEPFFSTRHESGGTGLGLSISDSILREQGATLHFESEEGKGTRAIIYLSSCASQEQGGSQ
- a CDS encoding methyl-accepting chemotaxis protein, which encodes MKLKRYKDWGIFTKIMSLALLSWLVLVLATTFALVPYIRGLIMDEKKASVSYLVQQATSMLATYQKQVESGTLTKEEAQRRASDNIAGIRYDGSNYLWINDLAPRMVMHPLKPELNGKDLSDNKDPNGKLLFVEMAKVCREKGKGFVDYAWAKGENPKPVPKLSYVELFQPWGWVVGTGIYIDDVNTHMHHIQIGIGSGLLLILVLSIFLSWLVSRTITRPVKEVVETIRDIAQGEGDLTKRLPIHGNNEIGELSLYFNTFVDKLHGIISLVSGSALQLASSASELQSTSKEMSQSVANLSSQSTSLATAGEEMSATSSDIAGNCHHAATNAGGASGKAAEGAAVVNQSIQVMQAIAERVKNASDTVETLGNRSDQIGTIVGTIEDIADQTNLLALNAAIEAARAGEQGRGFAVVADEVRALAERTTRATKEIGEMIKAIQKETREAVQTMEQSVAQVEQGSTHASASGRSLQEILDIINDVTEQISQIATAAEEQTATTREISSNVLNLNELAHQNSTAIQETAVAANDVSQQAEELQRLVNQFKL
- a CDS encoding cache domain-containing protein translates to MEFLSKLKLRWKLLALVLPLVIGPIFIVAGVIGSIANHQAYLGITQTSKDDLQHITAFTIDLLNSHYQQFQVYKQDKIKNFNSELATLTNLSYNLVESEHKQYKLGRLDLAAAKREARDALKKVNVGETGYIYAMTSHGDLKVHIAREGENVYNEKDENGRYFIREMCETAKLSKPGEVLFIIYPWRNAILGDKYPRKKVVAYRYFREWDWIIAAGGYLDETYDEAAFERKSFAELKEKIKAKKVGSTGYIFCMDSKGTFTIHPDSEGMNFFDARDSNGFPFIREMCEKKSGWIRYPWKNVSNSEPRMKIVRYAYFKPWDWIVAVGSYEDEFYHEANKIKDRIMISMVLLSLLVGLFAVALVFRASTIITSPITHMIDVIRRVKRGNLEERMKVEGQDELAELAGAFNRMTDIIRRNKEMEASLAQHGKMASLGVLSSGVAHEINNPLGVILGYAGYLEGKMTVDDPNYKYIHEIKRESKRCKKIVQDLLSYARTPRPSLEPVDLNDLLAQIADFAANHTDMRGVTIRTEFAPDLPKVHLDGDQMRQVAINLILNAGGAMPDGGSLTIRSEAVDPEHVRMVFSDSGCGIPAENLEKIFEPFYTTKERGTGLGLAITRQIIEQHHGEISIVSGPDTGTTVTVTLPVERDEL
- a CDS encoding sigma-54 dependent transcriptional regulator; the protein is MNAAIKEPAVLLVDDEEDLLFSTSLILRREGFANVLTQSDSRRVAATLEEQPVAVLVLDMTMPHLSGLDLLRHVKTIHPGLPVVMMTAVNDVETAVACMQAGADNYLVKPVDRARLIATVRTCYDLGRTRAELDRLRHQLSTGTLRDEKAFRDIITASSRMRSIFFYLESVAPSRQPVLITGETGTGKELVARAIHTLSGLTGPFVAVNLAGLDDTMFSDTLFGHQRGAFTGADRPREGLIGRAAGGTLFLDEIGELSLSSQVKLLRLLQEGEYLPLGSDVSSTSDARIVAATHADLKAGRDSGRFRPDLYYRLCAHQVALPPLRERPEDIPLLLEYFLDKAAQALNKPRPIVPAELSHYLAAYRFPGNIRELESLVRDALARHSGRILSLEPFLAVIGGNLVGSSHGVPSEGHCSACFWGDRFPTLKDTEEYLIAEALRLAGGNQRLAASYLGITRQALNKRLSRASS